The Phycisphaeraceae bacterium genome has a window encoding:
- a CDS encoding exo-alpha-sialidase — MRSRTLIHRLPSAALLAALPLLPAAAALAQPPIIGPQKRIDPGGGTFAANETTVSASEFNPNVIVAGWNDWRRSTASEIINSGFALSFDGGQTWTDFLLRPPPGFQTNVEGDPMTAYDDRTGALWAGALAFGGTHLYVARLNPGDTQFQPAVIARSGGGLDKCWMAAGPRLNQPNTTRLFIALNVGILWSDDMGATWSAPINLGSGLGFLPRVGPNGEVYVAYWDGGSGMRLRRSLNDSASYTDHLVATRMDVWGTQDGSRFPGQFRVPSMLYFDVDQNTGHLYACYFDTTNLVGGNRNVDIYFTKSTNQGTTWTTPVVINGDSNPPGDQFFTWLEVDKDGRIHIVFADSRHTVQNDNVINGMFDVYYMYSDDAGATWHEHRLTPQSWNSNNDGLNRSNQFMGDYFGLAAAGNRIYPVYLDTSAGDPDIFTNVIIFPENQSTLTDVRVTTGVRLAGDLDSLRNSDDVVYRTRSGFGRTFTDLHNLDMQVDGVTSVENPATIDLTIESRINQPTGAARVWLRNWNANRWDVVRNYTVGSTEGVETITGIPAASYVDNNGLIRARIRHVVTAPVFAFTFESYFDQVKMEVGE; from the coding sequence ATGCGTTCTCGGACCTTGATTCACCGGCTGCCATCCGCCGCCCTCCTCGCCGCGCTTCCTCTCCTGCCCGCGGCGGCCGCGTTGGCTCAACCACCGATCATCGGTCCACAGAAGCGCATCGACCCCGGCGGCGGAACATTCGCCGCCAACGAGACCACCGTCTCCGCCAGCGAGTTCAACCCCAACGTCATCGTGGCGGGGTGGAATGACTGGCGCCGCTCCACCGCCAGCGAGATCATCAACTCCGGCTTCGCGCTCTCCTTTGACGGCGGGCAGACGTGGACGGACTTCCTGCTTCGCCCGCCGCCCGGCTTTCAGACCAACGTCGAAGGCGACCCCATGACCGCCTACGACGACCGAACCGGCGCCCTGTGGGCCGGGGCGCTGGCCTTCGGGGGCACGCACCTCTATGTCGCCCGGCTCAACCCCGGCGACACCCAGTTCCAGCCGGCGGTCATCGCCCGCTCGGGCGGCGGACTCGACAAGTGCTGGATGGCCGCCGGCCCGCGGCTCAACCAGCCCAACACCACGCGGCTGTTCATCGCGCTCAACGTGGGCATCCTCTGGTCCGACGACATGGGCGCGACATGGAGCGCGCCGATCAACCTCGGCTCGGGGCTCGGCTTCCTGCCGCGCGTCGGACCCAACGGCGAGGTCTACGTGGCCTACTGGGACGGCGGATCGGGCATGCGCCTGCGCCGCTCGCTCAACGACAGCGCGTCCTACACCGACCACCTCGTCGCCACACGCATGGACGTGTGGGGCACGCAGGACGGCTCACGCTTCCCCGGCCAGTTCCGCGTCCCTTCCATGCTCTACTTCGACGTGGACCAGAACACCGGCCACCTCTACGCCTGCTACTTCGACACCACCAACCTCGTGGGCGGCAACCGCAACGTGGACATCTACTTCACCAAGTCCACCAACCAGGGGACGACGTGGACCACGCCCGTCGTCATCAACGGCGACAGCAACCCGCCCGGCGACCAGTTCTTCACCTGGCTCGAAGTGGACAAGGACGGCCGCATCCACATCGTCTTCGCCGACTCGCGCCACACCGTGCAGAATGACAACGTCATCAACGGCATGTTCGACGTGTACTACATGTACAGCGACGACGCCGGAGCCACCTGGCACGAGCACCGGCTCACGCCCCAGTCGTGGAACAGCAACAACGACGGGCTCAACCGCTCCAACCAGTTCATGGGCGACTACTTCGGGCTGGCCGCCGCCGGCAACCGCATCTACCCGGTGTACCTGGATACCTCAGCCGGCGACCCGGACATCTTCACCAACGTCATTATCTTTCCCGAGAATCAGTCCACGCTCACGGACGTGCGCGTGACCACGGGCGTTCGCCTGGCGGGCGACCTGGATTCGCTGCGCAACTCGGATGACGTGGTCTACCGCACGCGCTCCGGCTTCGGACGCACCTTCACCGACCTGCACAACCTCGACATGCAGGTGGACGGGGTGACGAGCGTCGAGAACCCCGCCACCATCGACCTGACCATCGAGTCGCGCATCAACCAGCCCACCGGCGCCGCCCGCGTGTGGCTGCGCAACTGGAACGCCAATCGCTGGGACGTGGTGCGCAACTACACCGTGGGAAGCACCGAGGGCGTGGAGACGATCACCGGCATCCCCGCGGCCAGTTACGTGGACAACAACGGCCTGATCCGCGCCCGCATCCGCCACGTCGTCACGGCGCCGGTGTTCGCGTTCACGTTTGAGTCGTACTTTGATCAGGTGAAGATGGAGGTTGGGGAGTAG